A genomic window from Salvelinus alpinus chromosome 10, SLU_Salpinus.1, whole genome shotgun sequence includes:
- the LOC139532530 gene encoding mid1-interacting protein 1-B-like: MMQISDSYNQKNSLFNAMNRFIGAVNNMDQTVMVPSLLRDVPLDEEEEVKTISPIRTASNGSTTYFQDGDMYNYYVLLKSIRNDIEWGVLQADDRRKEKMGVTALDISRIESDDDDLEKQFHYHLTGLHTVLSKLTRKANTLTNRYNQEIVIRGCGL, from the coding sequence ATGATGCAAATTTCGGATTCGTACAATCAAAAGAATTCATTGTTCAATGCAATGAACCGATTTATTGGTGCTGTAAATAACATGGATCAGACGGTGATGGTTCCTAGTCTGCTAAGAGACGTGCCTCTAGACGAGGAAGAAGAGGTGAAAACGATATCACCGATTAGAACCGCCAGCAATGGGTCAACCACCTATTTCCAGGACGGGGACATGTACAATTACTATGTGCTATTAAAATCGATCAGGAATGACATCGAATGGGGGGTCCTACAAGCCGACGACAGGCGGAAAGAAAAAATGGGGGTGACCGCGTTGGACATATCCAGAATAGAATCCGATGATGATGACTTGGAGAAACAATTTCATTATCATTTGACCGGACTACACACGGTTCTGTCCAAGCTTACCCGGAAAGCAAACACCCTCACGAACAGGTACAATCAGGAGATTGTAATAAGGGGCTGTGGACTGTGA